The genomic region CAGATGCCCATTTAAAAGAAATGTACCACAGGACGCTGATTTCTTGCTTTGGGGACATCCCCTCCGCTCAGCTGGGTCTACACAGACTGGTGCTTTTAGGTCTGACGTTGGGGAAACAGGCAGGGGATTGGTACGGACCTGCTGCTGTAGCGCACATTCTCAAGTAAGTACATTGAGAAGATAATCGTACCTATTATTTCAAAGGTGAATTGCTTGAAGATGCTTCAATGTTCACAGAGAATAAATAGCAAGACATGTACATATCCATCCTGAAGACCAACTGCTAAGATAACAGCTAACTGTTACATTTCACGTGTAAACTTTGAGcattgctcactctctccagctCTCCGTGTGTCTCTTTTAGGAAAGCTATGGATGAAGCGAAAGAGCCAGCCTTAAGCGCTATAACGGCTTACGTCTCCCAGGATTGTACAGGTATGGGGGGGAAAATAAATGGCCTTGCCTTTGGTCAAATACAATGGCCACAATTGGTCTACGGCGTGGCCAGTCACTGCATTGTACAGTCCCTGCCATCAAATTGTTGTTACTCGTATAAAAACTCCAATTGCAAAATAGGATAGAGAGCCGcagctgaaaaaaaacaatcaacaatTCTGATCTTTGTCCTCCAGTGTACAGCGCTGACGTGATTGACAGCCACAAGGCAGCCAAAGCCGGGACATCAGACGCCCTGCCCCTTCCGCAAAATCCCCAATCCGCGTCTGCGTCCACCCTGCCCGACGCTCGAGCTGTTGTCATTCTCATCCCTGTGCGACTTGGCGGAGAAAAGATCAACCCCGAGTACTTTAACTTTGCAAAGGTGAAATATGCACACATATTgtagctatcaataaaaaagcgCACTTGTCAATTAAGAATGATGCACCAACACGCGTGTGTTTTTCTTTGGTTACTTAGAGAATACTAAGTCTGGAGTACTGCATCGGCATCATTGGAGGGAAGCCCAAGCAGGCGTGCTACTTTGTAGGATTTCAAGGTTAGTTGTTGTGGGCTAGAAATAGCGGCTTGTTTTGCATAGTATACCTTTTCTTATATGCAAGTTAATATATTCCTGTTTGCGCACGGGAAACGGCGAGAGGAAGCGAGTGAAGCAGGGCTTCCTTTATTCTCTGTGACCCATCAAAGGCTCAGCCATTTATCACAAGTAAACCTCCCAAGTTGTGCAAAGTAATTGATTTCCATAAGAGGCATGCATTACATTTCTTGCAGGCTCCAAAGTGAGCCACCCTTCATCACCTTCAGGAGCTACGAGGAACCTTCAGTTGTACATCTTGGCAGTCAATATTTACGCATTTACATTTTATCAATGTGATATATAGCGTCAAATGACAAGCAATACATTCTTTCTGCCAGGGCGCGGCTCAGCACTGCATTCATCAAATGCAAATGCTCGCATATAATTGTGTGTTTGTAAAAGTAATCCTCACGCCCAGCAGAGCCTCCCCACACATGCACAAATTAaatgggggggaagaaaaaaaaaaatctttgtgggTGTTAACAATGCGCTTGTGTGATTATGCAGAACTGAATCCGCCTGCGGTGGATATTAAAAAGAAGTAAGTTTGTGGGAGGCATATTTGACGCAACGGTAGCGCACGGCGGTGACTTTGAGCGACCCTCCGTTGAAATTGGTGGGAGGCTCATTTTTGTAATGATCCAATGTTTTTAAATGACTCGTCTTATGTTTTGTCCTTGCAGATGACAGCTTGATTTACATGGACCCTCATTACTGTCAGTCTTTTGTGGACGTCAGCACTAGCGATTTCCCTCTCCAGGTAATGGGACGCTTCACAAAGAAGCCGAGTAATGGGAATGTAATCATTCTTGTTATGAATCTTAAAGCAAGCCATCAGTCACTTCCATATCTTCAAATGTACACTTGATCAGGTCCACTTGAATgaggtggaaaaacaaaaagtgcacatttacaaatgtgaaaaCAAAACTGTGACAGGATGACTGCAGATAAGATAAGCACATATCTTGATGGTATACAGAAGTATAAAATGTGGCGTGCTGTTGACACCATGACAGGAGAGAAATAGGATTTCAGCACACATTTACTTGGCCCTTCAGCTGAGAAATATTTGAAAGATCTTCCTTCTTTTGTCTAGTCCTATCATTGTCCCTCACCAAAGAAGATGCCTTTCACTCAGATGGATCCAAGCTGCACCATAGGATTTTACTCCAGAAGTGTCCAAGACTATGAGAAAATCAGCCGAGAGCTGTCGCAGGTGAAAATTCACTCAACCGTTTGAGTATTTCATTGTCATAgttaaatattaatatttttttatccagCAATTAACCACTAGGTGTCAGCATTGAGCTATTTATCTTATTTAGTTCCCATCACTGGCTCTCCTGTCCATCAATAAAGCCAGGGGCTTCAAAATACTCCTTTGTACCTTTAATTATATGATGATTACGCTATACGCATGTTTAGCCCCAAAAATATGTATGAAAAGAAAGAACAAGTTACCCAGGTAATTGTTCAAATAATCCAAATGGCAAAAGCAACTTCCCAAGGGCagagaaacaaaaaacaatggaGTCGGTAGGAAAGTGTGCAGTAGTATTTTGTAAGGGGAACGCCTGCAAAACATGGACCCTGTCGTGCTTTCAGGTGCTGCAGCCATCAGCAAGCGACAAATACCCAGCCTTCACTATTGTGCAAGGCCATGGCAGAGATTATGACCTGTCAGCCGGCCTGACCCCAGAAAAGAGGGAATGGCCCTTCATCCGTGACCCGAGGAGGACAATCACCACTGCTGGCGACTTTGTGCTACTTTGACACAAGCGTTTGGTGACATTGAACTTTTTCAAACTGGACCATCGCTGGAAACAGACTGATTGGTGAACAGCTGGATTGTAGCAATGTGAGCTTGCTCAAATACGTCGTAGGACATCTGCTCAATGATCCAATCTATTTTTATACTAAACGGAAGCAATGGAACAGAATTGAATTGTGcagttgttattttatttttcccggCAGACATTTCAGTGTTATGATATGAAGACTAGTTCAGTAACAAAGAACATTAAGTTCTTGCAATATTAATACAACTTGTATGGCATGATTTGTATTGGACTTTaatgaatatgttttttttttttgttttttttaaaggctaTAGAGTTTACCCCATGAACAAATCTCAAGTAGGATgcatatttaaataataatgcAACATATTTGAAGGGCAGTCCTTTAAATTCATTTTGTATTCATTTGGAAATTGTAAATAAATATCTTGGCAATAATGCTTATAAAACACCATCTTCAGATATATTCAAGTATGTCGTATTCATAACAACTACTTCATATTTGAACATGAAATACCAGCAGCAAAAGTTATAAAGTTTGCAAAAATGAACAATTCTCAGTGGGATGTCAAATGTTTCAAACGGCCATAAATCAGCTTCCTACAGGGATgtaaaaaatgaaaagcaaCTATTTGAGCAAACATTGTTTACTTCATTCTCATTGCAAAGGATTGCTCAAACGCATTCAAGCTCTTGTGCAGAAAGTCAAATGCAGTCGATTAAAACTAATCGTATCTCTCCAGGCCATTAACCAGGCACCGGAAAATATGTGACCCACTGACACTGTGTTCTGTTTtgcaggaaaagaaaagaaaatatcctTGTGTTCTGTTACTATGGCATCGCTCTCACATTGACTGTTTTGCTGTACAATACAAATTCTTGTATTATGAGGCTTTTTAGAGGCGGGAAATGCCCCTTGCGCGGCAACGCCAGGCCAAGGGTGAGCATGGATGAACAGGAGAATCCCTCATCTGTTCTCCTTAGCACAGAGCACATAAAGGCATCATTTAGATCGCCCGTCTGATCTGCGTACGGCTCCGCGGTTGTTTTTAGCCGCCGAGCCACATCGTCAAATATATGCAGGAGCAAAAGAGCGGCCGCATTCTTCGCCTTTTGCGGATAAGAAGACATAAAGAGCACGGCTTGAATAGAGAGGGGCTGGTGTCAGGAGGGAAGCGGACATTTTTGACACAAACATGAAAGAGCGCTTGTGCTGGGGGGCACACGACCACTGGGTTGCCCATGTATTTACAGGCCATGTATGAATATTTGATTAATGACTCACGCCCAGGGGAAATGGAATATGGCTTTACAAAGCATCCCGtccctctctctcacacacacacacacatacacagatcAGATCATGCTATTCAAGGCATGCCATTGACATTGCAGATTCCTGAAAATCTAATCTGCTTCCAATGACATTTCTCCCAAGAAAGGAGTTGGTCATTTTGGCATCAAACACACCCATCTAAGACtcactgtgtttgtttgtttgaaaggACTTGTCTGCTTACAATCCAGTAAGGCCTTCTATTGCTAATCATTTGTATATAAAGAAAGTCAATCATTTGTTTTCAAGCGCACTTGCTGCCAGTAATCTGATTTTATGATGTTATTGCTCATTTTATGACATGATTTCCATGCACTTAAATGATTTTCTCTGTCATCTTTGATCTGGCAGAACTATTAGGAATGATTCAAATGAGTCATTTTTTGCTAGAATACAAATTCCATACTTCTGATGCACTAGAATTGGAATTGCATATTAGTTTTGACAAAGTACATGTATTTCCTGGAACTAAACAAACGAAAGCTCATGTTGTTGGCAAGAATGTGAAAAGCCACACCTTTGCAGGGCCCAAAGTCATGTCTGCTCGCTTCCATTCATAAGTAGCCTGTGGATTTATATGGAGTGTGTCGTTTACACAAGTACGGATTGGTCGTGTGTAAGTGATTCTAAATCAAAAGGTGTCACACTCCGTCTCCGTCATCACACCAGGTGCACGGCTAAGCAGCCCTTGTGGAATGCCATGCATCTTCAAACAGGTACATCTCAGCTCAGAGTGATATCTCTGGGCCGCTAAATATATCCGCCGCCCGGATCTGGGAGCCGTTAGAGCGTAAATACCCAGCCACCCGAGTGCATCGCGTTGCATTCACAGTCTCCAGTCTGTCCACGCAAGCGGCCACTTGTCTCCGCGTGTCTCCGAGCGCGCCCCTGGCGGCCTGCTGCTCGCGGGAGCTTCGGGAAAAGTGCTGAGGCATTGCGtgccgcgcgcgcgcgcgcaactCTTCTGGGTGGACGCCAGACAAATGTCACGGTGCTGCCATTATTCAGCACCACAAGAAGGTGGAAATGTGTTCCAAGGTGTGAGCACGAGGTCAAATTCTTCAAAATCTTTCAGAAATAGATGGAGCATGCTGTCAATCATACTGATCAGTGTGAAAATGTCCCTATTGACATCAAGTGTAAGTTGAAATGTCGACAAAATTGACTAATACGGTTTCATTTGTGATGAAGTCATCACGAGTGTCATATTTTAAATGTAACAGGTGTCGTTGATTTGCAAATAgacgtctttttttcccccctttcttCGAGCTATGGAATTTCCCCTTCAAGTCAAGCCAGTGGCTAAACACATGCTGAAATACGTAGCTTGTCTTTTCCTGAAGAAAAGGCAGCGTGTACCATGGCAGAGGGCCAAAGCTCCTCTTGGCGTATTGGCTAAGCTTCTGTGCCCGCAGGCAGGCTGTGACAACAAGAAGGCCACTGGAGTTAACATTTAGATAACAGATGTGTCTACCCATTTCAATTGCTATTCAAGGTGGTGACAAGGAAAGCAATGAGCATTTGGTGCAGAATCCTGTGGACTCCCAGGATCGGAGAGGCGCTGTGGATGGAGGTGCGTTGAAATTGCTCATTctcctgcccgcccgcctgccctgTGAGGCATGGCCTCACGGCCGTGGATGTGTCAGCTTTTACTAAGCAGATGCTTCCGAAACAAGCGCATAGCTTGAAGGGAGGGATATTGCCTGTTGTGCAACTGTCCACTTGTTTCTTCAGAAGTGCATGCCTGTGTTGAGCAAGGCAGCAAGTTTTATGGGTGTGCGGGTGGGGAGAGCTTGGGATCATGTCACTCTGTCTTTGTGCAAAGAAGTATGTGCTATAGATTTGGGGGATCGCTGCTTACATATCACCTGTCAAACATGGTCCTTATGTTTGAAGTGGAGGGAGGCTTACTCTGAAACTCAAAAAATGTGGTCTTGTCACCGGCGGGTGGAAATCGACTACGTCCGCATTTAGTCAATTTCATattctaatatatatatatatatacataatctCATATAGATATGAAGATTTTGTTTTGAACATTATACTATATGCAATGGGCTGGGATTAAGATGATGAAACTGTAATATCCAGAGGGGTGAAAAATGGTAAAAACAACTAAAGCcatgaataaattaaaaagGTCATTACTCTCTCATCCCACTACTGGGCTCACTGAAATATAGGTCTTTTCAACACATACCTATACactaaaaaaagaacatttaaaatgattcaGTGGCTTGTGTGAACACATTCATTTTCAgaactaaaaatatatatttttaagcaGGTCTTGGGCCCACCTTTGGTGTGCTGAATATATAATGGATGCCTGTGTAATCCATTATGGCAGGAGGGCTAAAGAGTTcttggcggcagcggcggcagcagcagcagcagcagcagcagccgccacCCGGGGTTGTTCTTCTTTAAATGAAGTTTTAATaaagagcgagcgagaggcTGTCCAAGGTCAATTATCAGCTTTTGCCCATCCCCTGATATTGTTCTCTCCCATTCCCGTGCTTAGCTAGCCATAATAGGTGTCAGTCACAGCTTGCCGTTCTCCACACGAAGGCTGAAACCATCTAACATTTGTGTCAGCGTCCGCTTCCTGTTGACTATTTTTCCTTCTGACTGGCACGTAAGGTCACCCGCCGCTttcacagacggacggacgggcaaaTCAGGAAAAGTGACAGTGGCTGACGTTCATTTGTCAGCGCGCTCAACGATAATGTCTTTTTATGCATGGCAAATGCACCAACGAGGTCTGAATTTCTGCTGCCGGTGCATGGGAAGCGGAAAGTTCCTTCTGACCCATTGTGGCTTGGAATGTATTGCATGCTTAAGAATACACTTACATATTCATTTGAGCAATAAACACTGGGCCGGgccccccacaaaaaaacaaactgcCTGGCTTCGGGCGGGCATTTTAATTAAATGCCATGGATTGTCAAATTTATCGAGTCCATTCCTCCAGCCATTTCCATATCTTGAAGCCGCTAATGGGAGGTGAAGGATGCTTGTAGATGGAGGTCTGCTTGGTTAATTTGGGCTTGGAGATGAAGGAGGAGGGAGCGCTGATGGAGATTggccaaagggggggggggggggttaaggcAGGACAGGAGACAAGGTGGTAGGAGGGGGGCACATGTCCTGAAGCCGTAGCCTCAGAGCTACAACAAGGCTCTCCCTCTTTCTGAGCAGATCTGTTTACAGATGGCTATCTGACAGGCCTACAGCTGTTCTGGTAATTGTTCATTAAGTGTTCTATTGATTCCCTTCTTTGGACTACATGTGTCTTTCAGCTGCCGCTCTCCATGAGAAGTGCACACACATCCAGGTTGGGTCGAGATGACAGCGTGGGCTGCCACATCTAATCCGAGCTCCGCCATCAGCCGGGCCTGGAATAACGTGACCGAGCGAGCTTTTATTTTGCAAACTTTAAACATCAATCAATTAAAGTGCTGGCTGGCAGCAGCACTGAAAATGGTTTAATTCCCGCTTAAGCTGCAGCGGCCTGAGATTGCACCTGGCTGATAAGGGAGCGTGTGTGAGTCTATTAGATCCTGGAATTCTCACCTGATTACTTGAGATGAATACAGgctttgtttttgcaaaaaACAATCGGgagagctggctggctggctggctggctggcgagcTGGTGAGCTGGGAAATGAGGAGACAAAAGTGGGCAgaattttttccccctttttctaTCAGGCAAGATTAAGACGGAGACCTGATGAATATTCAAACTGAACCGATAAAAGCTAAATAAAGGCACGTCCTCCGCTATGAAGGCCAACATTCTAATGAAGTAAACGTCATCTCAACCCTCACTCATGATTTAGTtagttttgatttctttttcaagGACGGTAAGCGTATATTAGATGCCTGCCACCTTTTTTGTCCGTCACTTTGCATGTATGTCAGGATTTTAATATGCAAAAATATGATTTGCTCCATAAGAAAGAACTTTTCTTCAGTGAAAAGGGCCACATTTCTGTTCCTCAATTAATCAGGGGAACGAGTCAATAGTAGATGATTTTAAAAGCCAAGCCAGTCATCAAGTTTCAAGTTTGAATCATGGAGTGGCGTGAAGATGAAGAGCAGCAGGAGTCAAAGCCAGATGAGTGTTTACTAACATTTCAGCTGGCATGGACCGAGCATCTGTCCCAGTTGCCAGTGCAAAGGAGGCTGGAAGCTTGCCGCTTGGAAGGAATTGTCTTGAACTTTGATGGACCCAGCTGGACTTTGAATAGCCTTTAATTGGCTTAGTGAAGAGAACATGTTGACATTTGCTGGATGTTCACAGTCCAAGGGCTTTGCTTTTGCCATGATGTTAATTCAAGCGTTCTATATCTGCAGCTTTTAATGGGACTGACACAAGTGATGTTACAGGTAAAGGGCTGTGAAATGGTCTGTAAACACACAAAATTGATTCCAAGGCTGAGGCAGGGCGGGCCATGGCCACCGGCCGCTGCTGAGCCCAACAGCTTTTCTTTCCCTCCGtccctcctcctctctctcactctctctctctctcttgctctctgtcTAGCCGTCCACTCCCACCTTTGTCCACTCTGTCAAATAGTCTTTGACAGTCATCAGCAGAGGGCTGTCAAAAAGGTACCCAAACACAACGTCGAATGCCGTCCGCTTACAAAAAGGAAAGTGGATCGGGATCAATACAGTTGACCAGAGCACCGCCATCCACCTGCAAATTGTGGCGGATAACTTTCATACTCTTCTACTGTCCACACACAGATTCATGACTTGATGAACGGAACATCACTATCTCAAGTGTATCTGCATTGGTGGAGATAATCACGTAAAATGGCTATAGAATTGTTTTCATGACGTAAAAAAGCTTAAGTGCACCGCTGAAATCCATTTGCCATTGTTGGGCAATTTTACACCCatggttttgtttttgtgctcCATAAGGCATTTTCGCTGACTGATAAGCATTGCGACATTTGTCAAAATTAAACCCACGAAGCAAATTAAAATTGTTCTATGCCTGGTAAATAGTCCGGGAAGCCGCCGTGGCAGCTATCTTGTAACAACTGGGGAGATGACCGTTGCTTGTCATGTTCATTTAGCTGTGAGTGCGCTCACACAGCTAAG from Syngnathus scovelli strain Florida chromosome 10, RoL_Ssco_1.2, whole genome shotgun sequence harbors:
- the atg4c gene encoding cysteine protease ATG4C isoform X2, whose product is MENQGRDEVEKMKTKFLSVWHNVKYSWALKSKTLFSRNSPVLLLGKCYHFKAEDDSDSEASDRVMGNIEDFRRDFGSRIWLTYREEFPPLPGSVLTSDCGWGCMLRAGQMMLAQALILHVLGRDWTWSEALQLQCLDAETWTTAAAKRLVESVEASLQGTLNRPSSNPQSSATEQAPPGPAEEADAHLKEMYHRTLISCFGDIPSAQLGLHRLVLLGLTLGKQAGDWYGPAAVAHILKKAMDEAKEPALSAITAYVSQDCTVYSADVIDSHKAAKAGTSDALPLPQNPQSASASTLPDARAVVILIPVRLGGEKINPEYFNFAKRILSLEYCIGIIGGKPKQACYFVGFQDDSLIYMDPHYCQSFVDVSTSDFPLQSYHCPSPKKMPFTQMDPSCTIGFYSRSVQDYEKISRELSQVLQPSASDKYPAFTIVQGHGRDYDLSAGLTPEKREWPFIRDPRRTITTAGDFVLL
- the atg4c gene encoding cysteine protease ATG4C isoform X1 is translated as MNNVTVCSRSIRCVFFFFLITANRNKHKMFCSSSAIVQDCFLFLGWALKSKTLFSRNSPVLLLGKCYHFKAEDDSDSEASDRVMGNIEDFRRDFGSRIWLTYREEFPPLPGSVLTSDCGWGCMLRAGQMMLAQALILHVLGRDWTWSEALQLQCLDAETWTTAAAKRLVESVEASLQGTLNRPSSNPQSSATEQAPPGPAEEADAHLKEMYHRTLISCFGDIPSAQLGLHRLVLLGLTLGKQAGDWYGPAAVAHILKKAMDEAKEPALSAITAYVSQDCTVYSADVIDSHKAAKAGTSDALPLPQNPQSASASTLPDARAVVILIPVRLGGEKINPEYFNFAKRILSLEYCIGIIGGKPKQACYFVGFQDDSLIYMDPHYCQSFVDVSTSDFPLQSYHCPSPKKMPFTQMDPSCTIGFYSRSVQDYEKISRELSQVLQPSASDKYPAFTIVQGHGRDYDLSAGLTPEKREWPFIRDPRRTITTAGDFVLL